Proteins encoded in a region of the Labeo rohita strain BAU-BD-2019 chromosome 22, IGBB_LRoh.1.0, whole genome shotgun sequence genome:
- the ccnt2b gene encoding cyclin-T2b, which translates to MMAAVQRGSSKWLFTREQLENTPSRRCGVEPDRELSYRQQAANLIQDMGQRLNVSQLTINTAIVYMHRFYMLNSFTKFHRNIISPTTLFLAAKVEEQPRKLEHVIKVAHACLNPHDPPLDPKSNAYLQQAQELVLLETIVLQTLGFEITIDHPHTDVVRCSQLVRASKDLAQTSYFMATNSLHLTTFCLQHKPTVVACVCIHLACKWSNWEIPVSSDGKHWWEYVDRAVTLQLLDDLTHEFLQILEKTPSRLKRIRNWRANQAAKKPKSDNQSLDGSFQTSLSQDASLMGSMCDIRGVYSEPSTSFPLDGASMSLNGLSNLQSSAFSFPAPISQSADAFLTLQGAQASKHGHAPATLAPQKLTLEKYREKHAAELEQRRRHEEEETDQHRKHGHLASEPSTSIRVKYSQQQIPERSLKSGSLKRRHPSSSENGSASQEELKMKIKVSSESSGSSKSRHSPRSGREKHREHSSHKAARHESSHSHGSHHHHHHHSSKSHRSSKSHSSSASVSVNQPIGHAQLAKIDRRLGEGQGSEPNAALINNGPHMDYEDTFNLLDSLLNAQNL; encoded by the exons ATGATGGCGGCGGTGCAGCGGGGCTCCAGCAAATGGCTCTTCACCCGAGAACAGCTCGAAAACACGCCGTCCCGCCGCTGCGGAGTCGAGCCCGACCGCGAGCTCTCATACCGACAACAAGCCGCCAACCTAATTCAGGACATGGGACAGAGATTAAACGT ATCCCAGCTTACGATTAACACAGCAATCGTCTATATGCACCGGTTTTACATGCTTAATTCCTTCACGAAATTCCATAGAAAT ATCATTTCTCCCACCACACTCTTTCTGGCCGCTAAAGTGGAGGAACAACCACGGAAACTTGAACACGTTATTAAAGTAGCACATGCTTGCCTGAACCCTCACGATCCACCGCTGGACCCCAAGAGCAAT GCGTACCTCCAGCAGGCTCAAGAGCTGGTGCTGTTGGAGACCATCGTACTACAGACACTCG GGTTTGAGATAACAATAGATCATCCACACACAGATGTGGTGAGATGTTCCCAGCTAGTGCGAG CGAGCAAGGACTTGGCCCAGACCTCCTATTTCATGGCTACCAACAG TCTGCACCTGACCACCTTCTGCCTGCAGCACAAACCTACAGTGGTGGCGTGTGTCTGTATTCATCTGGCCTGCAAGTGGTCCAATTGGGAGATTCCAGTCTCTTCTGATGGGAAACACTGGTGGGAATATGTCGATCGGGCTGTCACTCTGCAGCTGCTTGATG ACCTGACTCATGAGTTTCTCCAGATCCTGGAAAAAACACCAAGCAGATTAAAAAGAATCCGAAACTGGCGG GCTAATCAAGCTGCCAAGAAACCAAAATCCGACAACCAATCATTAGACGGTTCCTTCCAGACATCTCTGAGCCAGGACGCCTCATTGATGGGGAGCATGTGTGACATCAGAGGCGTTTATTCCGAACCATCCACCTCTTTCCCATTGGATGGCGCATCGATGTCCCTCAACGGCCTGTCGAACCTGCAGAGTTCTGCTTTCAGCTTTCCTGCACCAATTTCCCAAAGCGCAGATGCGTTTCTCACGCTCCAGGGGGCGCAGGCAAGCAAACACGGACACGCCCCGGCGACTCTCGCCCCACAGAAACTCACTCTAGAGAAATACCGCGAAAAACACGCGGCCGAATTAGAGCAAAGACGCCGACACGAAGAGGAGGAAACCGACCAGCATCGAAAACACGGACATTTAGCGTCCGAACCGTCTACGTCAATCAGGGTTAAGTATTCCCAACAGCAGATACCAGAGCGATCGTTAAAGAGCGGGTCGCTCAAACGACGCCACCCTTCCTCGTCGGAAAACGGTTCTGCTAGTCAAGAAGAGCTGAAAATGAAGATCAAGGTTTCGTCCGAAAGTAGCGGCAGCAGTAAGAGCCGTCACAGTCCGCGCTCGGGCCGCGAGAAACATCGCGAACATTCGTCACACAAAGCCGCGAGACACGAGTCGTCGCACTCGCACGGTAGCCACCACCACCATCACCACCATTCATCCAAATCTCACCGATCTTCCAAGAGCCACTCCTCCTCTGCCTCCGTATCTGTTAATCAACCGATAGGCCACGCCCAGTTAGCGAAGATTGACAGGAGGCTGGGGGAGGGGCAGGGTTCTGAGCCCAATGCTGCTTTAATAAATAACGGTCCACACATGGATTATGAAGACACTTTTAATTTGCTTGATTCCCTATTAAATGCACAAAACTTATAA